The following proteins are encoded in a genomic region of Ostrea edulis chromosome 7, xbOstEdul1.1, whole genome shotgun sequence:
- the LOC125656732 gene encoding ankyrin-3-like isoform X2 — MTPQIYQEGGVILVICLVFVLSSAETHTYEFSFEVHQVSNCPMSKDAWEKASIRLNCTQQHGYHCVPDKYFTSLIEFCYPQGYRLPFERGNCLELAADGILNHVPCNKFDSGCPEQFYFSNEIYKYPKCLSINTNFRCFDADVPCILSKNAESTTSNSVYNTSSQISTTIMNRIENNYTDYFEPFAVILILFVVENIALLGFVTYKRYIRRKCRKHVLTDDGHFGEVMPLNDIDLNFFCLSRICREGKEGEFHSETNPQSFDQDLLNKTDVMGWTLLHHAAYGGKIRIFQHLMSYKIIDLRATDIIGRTVLHISAAAKKGDENGEIFDAIVERDKGLLEVEDKNGLMPFSYAALAGNKSILEQISIYGFDIRKQTKYGETVAHLACIGNSLEVLHMLSKMDEKGNQESLKKTKDQQKIISTKNKMDWNPLQYAAKTGNKNILQFLDEEKVRVFYSTEDLKYSFHTACENGNLEACKYIVGKSKESIYAHDKSGRHAGHFAAKSGNVEILKYLETQDLKVDGLSSQNINILHIACRHGRLAMCEYIAERYPELVTQESKKGWNPALFLGERGGADEERIKILTHLVTKHDLFVYHVSRAGKSILYNACANRSYTLCEHLLQTYPGLLTIERSMDPKRAARDKKINQLMEMYSYTFSQNSG, encoded by the exons ATGACACCTCAGATTTACCAGGAAGGCGGCGTGATTCTCGTTATCTGCCTCGTATTCGTTTTGTCATCTGCTGAAACACAT aCGTACGAGTTTTCATTTGAGGTACACCAAGTATCAAACTGTCCAATGAGCAAGGATGCATGGGAAAAGGCGTCTATCCGGTTAAACTGCACTCAACAACATGGATATCACTGTGTTCCGGATAAATATTTCACTTCACTTATTGAATTCTGTTATCCACAGGGATACAGATTGCCTTTCGAGAGag GCAATTGTCTAGAATTAGCTGCAGATGGAATCTTAAACCATGTTCCATGCAACAAGTTCGACAGTGGATGCCCTGAGCAGTTTTATTTcagcaatgaaatatacaaat ACCCAAAGTGCTTGTCGATCAACACGAATTTCAGATGCTTTGATGCAGATGTTCCGTGCATATTATCCAA AAATGCTGAGAGCACTACGAGCAACAGCGTTTACAACACTAGCTCCCAAATTAGTACAACGATAATGAACAGAATAGAGAACAACTACACAGACTACTTTGAGCCTTTTGCTGTCATCTTGATTCTGTTTGTCGTTGAGAACATTGCACTGCTTGGCTTTGTTACATACAAACGTTACATCAGGAGGAAATGTCGGAAACATG TATTAACAGATGATGGTCATTTTGGAGAGGTTATGCCTTTAAATGATATAG ATCTTAATTTCTTCTGCCTGAGTCGCATTTGCAGAGAAGGAAAAGAGGGCGAATTTCATTCTGAGACAAATCCACAATCGTTCGATCAAGATTTACTTAACAAGACAGATGTCATGGGATGGACTCTTCTTCATCATGCAGCGTACGGAGGAAAGATAAGGATTTTTCAACATCTAATGAGTTATAAAATCATAGACTTGCGTGCAACAGACATCATAGGTAGGACAGTGCTTCACATATCTGCCGCTGCTAAAAAGGGGGATGAAAATGGGGAAATATTTGATGCAATCGTAGAAAGAGACAAAGGACTTTTAGAGGTAGAGGATAAAAACGGATTGATGCCATTTTCTTATGCAGCTCTTGCTGGAAATAAATCAATTCTGGAGCAGATATCTATATATGGCtttgatataagaaaacaaacaaaatacgGAGAAACTGTTGCACATTTAGCATGTATAGGAAACAGCTTGGAAGTTCTTCATATGTTATCTAAAATGGATGAGAAAGGTAACCAAGAGTCTTTAAAAAAGACAAAAGACCAGCAGAAGATAATATCAACAAAGAACAAAATGGATTGGAATCCATTACAATATGCTGCAAAGACcggaaacaaaaacattttgcaGTTCCTAGATGAAGAAAAAGTGCGTGTTTTCTATTCCACCGAGGATTTGAAATATTCCTTTCATACAGCATGCGAAAATGGAAATCTAGAAGCTTGCAAATACATCGTAGGCAAAAGTAAAGAAAGCATATATGCGCATGATAAGTCGGGGAGGCATGCTGGTCATTTTGCAGCGAAAAGTGgaaatgttgaaatattgaaatatcttgAAACTCAAGACCTGAAAGTTGATGGATTGTCATCCCAAAACATTAATATTCTTCACATAGCTTGTCGTCACGGGAGACTTGCCATGTGTGAATATATAGCAGAAAGGTATCCAGAATTAGTTACGCAAGAAAGTAAAAAAGGATGGAACCCAGCCCTATTTCTTGGTGAAAGAGGAGGAGCTGATgaagaaagaataaaaattttaaCACATTTAGTGACAAAACACGATTTATTCGTATATCATGTTTCCAGAGCCGGAAAGTCCATTCTGTACAATGCCTGTGCTAACAGATCCTACACACTATGTGAGCATCTTTTACAAACTTATCCAGGTCTTTTAACAATCGAAAGATCAATGGATCCGAAAAGAGCAGCCAGAGATAAAAAGATAAATCAACTGATGGAAATGTATTCATACACTTTCTCCCAAAATTCTGGTTAG
- the LOC125656732 gene encoding uncharacterized protein LOC125656732 isoform X1, which translates to MTPQIYQEGGVILVICLVFVLSSAETHTYEFSFEVHQVSNCPMSKDAWEKASIRLNCTQQHGYHCVPDKYFTSLIEFCYPQGYRLPFERGNCLELAADGILNHVPCNKFDSGCPEQFYFSNEIYKYPKCLSINTNFRCFDADVPCILSKNAESTTSNSVYNTSSQISTTIMNRIENNYTDYFEPFAVILILFVVENIALLGFVTYKRYIRRKCRKHVLTDDGHFGEVMPLNDIGTICKAVESSSQDHLPDLLKEDLNFFCLSRICREGKEGEFHSETNPQSFDQDLLNKTDVMGWTLLHHAAYGGKIRIFQHLMSYKIIDLRATDIIGRTVLHISAAAKKGDENGEIFDAIVERDKGLLEVEDKNGLMPFSYAALAGNKSILEQISIYGFDIRKQTKYGETVAHLACIGNSLEVLHMLSKMDEKGNQESLKKTKDQQKIISTKNKMDWNPLQYAAKTGNKNILQFLDEEKVRVFYSTEDLKYSFHTACENGNLEACKYIVGKSKESIYAHDKSGRHAGHFAAKSGNVEILKYLETQDLKVDGLSSQNINILHIACRHGRLAMCEYIAERYPELVTQESKKGWNPALFLGERGGADEERIKILTHLVTKHDLFVYHVSRAGKSILYNACANRSYTLCEHLLQTYPGLLTIERSMDPKRAARDKKINQLMEMYSYTFSQNSG; encoded by the exons ATGACACCTCAGATTTACCAGGAAGGCGGCGTGATTCTCGTTATCTGCCTCGTATTCGTTTTGTCATCTGCTGAAACACAT aCGTACGAGTTTTCATTTGAGGTACACCAAGTATCAAACTGTCCAATGAGCAAGGATGCATGGGAAAAGGCGTCTATCCGGTTAAACTGCACTCAACAACATGGATATCACTGTGTTCCGGATAAATATTTCACTTCACTTATTGAATTCTGTTATCCACAGGGATACAGATTGCCTTTCGAGAGag GCAATTGTCTAGAATTAGCTGCAGATGGAATCTTAAACCATGTTCCATGCAACAAGTTCGACAGTGGATGCCCTGAGCAGTTTTATTTcagcaatgaaatatacaaat ACCCAAAGTGCTTGTCGATCAACACGAATTTCAGATGCTTTGATGCAGATGTTCCGTGCATATTATCCAA AAATGCTGAGAGCACTACGAGCAACAGCGTTTACAACACTAGCTCCCAAATTAGTACAACGATAATGAACAGAATAGAGAACAACTACACAGACTACTTTGAGCCTTTTGCTGTCATCTTGATTCTGTTTGTCGTTGAGAACATTGCACTGCTTGGCTTTGTTACATACAAACGTTACATCAGGAGGAAATGTCGGAAACATG TATTAACAGATGATGGTCATTTTGGAGAGGTTATGCCTTTAAATGATATAG GTACTATTTGTAAAGCTGTTGAATCGTCATCACAAGACCATTTACCTGATTTACTAAAAGAAG ATCTTAATTTCTTCTGCCTGAGTCGCATTTGCAGAGAAGGAAAAGAGGGCGAATTTCATTCTGAGACAAATCCACAATCGTTCGATCAAGATTTACTTAACAAGACAGATGTCATGGGATGGACTCTTCTTCATCATGCAGCGTACGGAGGAAAGATAAGGATTTTTCAACATCTAATGAGTTATAAAATCATAGACTTGCGTGCAACAGACATCATAGGTAGGACAGTGCTTCACATATCTGCCGCTGCTAAAAAGGGGGATGAAAATGGGGAAATATTTGATGCAATCGTAGAAAGAGACAAAGGACTTTTAGAGGTAGAGGATAAAAACGGATTGATGCCATTTTCTTATGCAGCTCTTGCTGGAAATAAATCAATTCTGGAGCAGATATCTATATATGGCtttgatataagaaaacaaacaaaatacgGAGAAACTGTTGCACATTTAGCATGTATAGGAAACAGCTTGGAAGTTCTTCATATGTTATCTAAAATGGATGAGAAAGGTAACCAAGAGTCTTTAAAAAAGACAAAAGACCAGCAGAAGATAATATCAACAAAGAACAAAATGGATTGGAATCCATTACAATATGCTGCAAAGACcggaaacaaaaacattttgcaGTTCCTAGATGAAGAAAAAGTGCGTGTTTTCTATTCCACCGAGGATTTGAAATATTCCTTTCATACAGCATGCGAAAATGGAAATCTAGAAGCTTGCAAATACATCGTAGGCAAAAGTAAAGAAAGCATATATGCGCATGATAAGTCGGGGAGGCATGCTGGTCATTTTGCAGCGAAAAGTGgaaatgttgaaatattgaaatatcttgAAACTCAAGACCTGAAAGTTGATGGATTGTCATCCCAAAACATTAATATTCTTCACATAGCTTGTCGTCACGGGAGACTTGCCATGTGTGAATATATAGCAGAAAGGTATCCAGAATTAGTTACGCAAGAAAGTAAAAAAGGATGGAACCCAGCCCTATTTCTTGGTGAAAGAGGAGGAGCTGATgaagaaagaataaaaattttaaCACATTTAGTGACAAAACACGATTTATTCGTATATCATGTTTCCAGAGCCGGAAAGTCCATTCTGTACAATGCCTGTGCTAACAGATCCTACACACTATGTGAGCATCTTTTACAAACTTATCCAGGTCTTTTAACAATCGAAAGATCAATGGATCCGAAAAGAGCAGCCAGAGATAAAAAGATAAATCAACTGATGGAAATGTATTCATACACTTTCTCCCAAAATTCTGGTTAG